In Peromyscus eremicus chromosome 15, PerEre_H2_v1, whole genome shotgun sequence, a genomic segment contains:
- the Tmem81 gene encoding transmembrane protein 81 — translation MKTGTTVFILGSLVSVICLPLVLTSPKTLAIPERLQQAVGRVIVNATACTVTCGLGYKEETVCEVGPDGVRRKCKSQRLECLTNWICGMLHFTIVHGEEFELNCLSADILEVGREAFRFTWKLARGIISTNDEVFKPFRANSHFLRFKPAYEYDSGTYRCDVQLLKNLKFVKRLYFGLRVLPPDLVNLNFHQSLTEDQKLVDEGWEVSLDNHSKPHLPEWQKKVASAVGIGIAAGVVGGVLVSMAVRIVLREIDGNGSLSSL, via the coding sequence ATGAAGACTGGGACCACTGTTTTTATCCTTGGGAGCCTGGTATCGGTCATCTGCCTGCCTTTGGTGTTGACGTCCCCTAAAACACTGGCCATCCCCGAGAGGCTACAACAAGCTGTGGGGAGAGTCATTGTCAATGCCACAGCGTGCACCGTTACATGTGGCCTTGGCTACAAGGAAGAGACCGTCTGTGAGGTGGGTCCTGATGGGGTGAGGAGGAAGTGCAAGTCCCAGCGTCTGGAGTGTCTGACCAACTGGATCTGTGGGATGCTCCATTTCACTATTGTCCACGGGGAGGAGTTCGAGCTGAACTGTCTGAGCGCAGACATCCTGGAGGTGGGGCGGGAAGCTTTCCGCTTCACCTGGAAGCTTGCTCGGGGCATCATCTCGACTAACGATGAGGTTTTTAAACCCTTCCGAGCCAACTCTCACTTTCTGCGCTTTAAACCCGCCTATGAGTATGACTCGGGGACATACCGATGTGATGTGCAGCTGCTGAAAAACTTGAAGTTTGTCAAGAGGCTCTATTTTGGGCTGAGGGTCCTTCCTCCAGACTTGGTAAACCTGAATTTCCATCAGTCCCTTACTGAGGACCAGAAGTTAGTAGATGAGGGCTGGGAGGTTAGTCTAGACAACCATTCGAAGCCTCACCTCCCAGAGTGGCAAAAGAAGGTGGCATCAGCCGTGGGCATAGGGATCGCTGCCGGAGTGGTCGGTGGCGTGCTGGTAAGCATGGCTGTCCGCATTGTGCTGAGGGAGATCGATGGTAACGGCAGCCTTAGCAGCTTATAA